In a genomic window of Gossypium arboreum isolate Shixiya-1 chromosome 7, ASM2569848v2, whole genome shotgun sequence:
- the LOC108484039 gene encoding zinc finger CCCH domain-containing protein 14-like, with the protein MDTRKRGRREAGFNANGGIKKSKPELESLSTGVGSKSKPCTKFFSTAGCQFGESCHFLHYVPGGYNAVAQMMNLAPAVQPASRNVAATAAIPHGSASAVKTRLCNKFSSPEGCKFGDKCHFAHGEWELGTPIAPSLDDPRSMAPLPGRMGSRMEPPSGPAATFGASATAKISVDASLAGAIIGKGGVHSKQICRQTGAKLSIREHESDPSLRNIELEGSFEQIKEASAMVRELISSLGPVPGPAKTAGAHGGQGHPGSNYKTKLCDNFAKGSCTFGERCHFAHGAAELRKSVV; encoded by the exons ATGGATACTCGTAAAAGAGGAAGACGTGAAGCTGGGTTCAATGCTAATGGCGGCATCAAGAAATCTAAACCAG AATTGGAATCTTTATCAACTGGTGTAGGAAGCAAATCGAAGCCTTGCACCAAGTTTTTCAG TACTGCTGGTTGTCAATTTGGTGAGAGCTGCCATTTTCTGCACTATGTTCCTGGAGGTTACAATGCAGTGGCCCAGATGATGAACCTTGCACCAGCTGTTCAACCAGCTTCTAGAAACGTGGCAGCGACAGCTGCAATACCTCATGGATCTGCCTCTGCGGTCAAAACTCGGTTATGCAACAAATTTAGTAGTCCCGAAGGTTGTAAGTTTGGTGATAAATGTCATTTTGCACATGGAGAGTGGGAACTTGGCACGCCTATTGCTCCATCTCTTGATGATCCCCGTTCCATGGCACCTCTTCCTGGCCGCATGGGCAGTCGGATGGAACCACCATCAGGTCCTGCTGCAACGTTTGGTGCTTCAGCAACTGCGAAAATTAGTGTGGATGCTTCCCTTGCAGGAGCCATTATTGGGAAAGGTGGTGTGCACTCCAAGCAGATATGTCGTCAAACAGGTGCAAAGCTATCTATTCGGGAACATGAGTCAGATCCATCACTTAGGAACATCGAGCTCGAAGGATCATTTGAGCAAATTAAAGAAGCCAGTGCAATGGTTAGAGAACTAATCAGCAGCCTGGGTCCAGTACCAGGTCCAGCCAAAACAGCTGGTGCACATGGTGGTCAAGGGCATCCGGGAAGCAACTACAAAACAAAGTTGTGCGACAATTTTGCAAAGGGAAGTTGCACTTTTGGAGAAAGATGTCACTTTGCACACGGTGCAGCCGAGTTGCGGAAGTCGGTGGTGTGA